The sequence below is a genomic window from Candidatus Thermoplasmatota archaeon.
GGCGGTCGCGCTCGCGGCCCGGAGGACAGAGGTCGCGCGAGACCGGCAGGCCGGTCTGCGCGAGGATGCGGCCCTTCGGGTCGAGGATCGTGACGTTCCACGCGGCCGGCAGGACCGCGGGACGCATGTCGGCGTCCGCGAAGTGGAAGGCGTAGGCGTCGCGCACGCCGCCCGCGTTCCGCATGACGAAGCGGAAGGTCTTGTCGACGTTGTCCGTGATGAAGCTCTCCTCGTCGCGGTACAACGTGGCGCCGTAGGGGCCGATGCGGAGGTCGTCGATCCACCAACCGCTGAAGACCTCGCGCTGCTGAATGGCGACGACGAAGGCGATGCGGATCTTCTCGACGCCGGGCACCGCGCGCGCCTCGCGGACGGCGTCGGAGATCGAGATGCTCCGGGACACGAAGTGGCGGATCGCGAAGCCCGCGGTTTCGGCGCCGAACAGATCGTCGATGTCGGCCGCGCGGATGGACTCGAGCGTCACGAGCTGGTTGCTCGAATCGTAGCCGAGCACGTGCAGGCTCACGTCGTGCACGCCGCTCTTGCGCCGCTCGAAGAACGAGACGAGGCCGGCTCCTCCGTCGGGCCCGACGAAGACCTTCGCGTCGAGGAAGGGCGTGTAGAGCGTCATGTAGACGGGCGTGCAGGGGTCACGGTTCGGGACGCCGCAATCCTCGGTCGGCTTCGGAGGCTCGGCCCCCTCGCCCGGCTTCATGATGGTGTACGAATGGAGGGGGAAGTGGAACGCGTGGTCGGGCGTGTGCGAAACCTGCGTGGTGATCGACGGCGCCTGGAGCGTCGGGGAGGGCGTCGCGCCGTCGCCCCAGTTCGGCGGGCGGCCGAAGGGATGGGCGGGCCCGTCGACGCGGTCGCCCTCGTTCCGGCCGCACCAGGCGTTGTCGATGCAGGAGAGCGAAGCGTCCCCGTCCTCGACGAGAACGAGGGCGCGGAACGGCTCCTTTCCGAGGTAGAACGTGGTCGAGAGCGAGCGCTGGCCGTTCTCGAAGACCGACGTCGCGGTGATGCGGTAGATCCCGTGGCGGTGATGCTCGAGGGTCGCGAACGGGATGGACCACGCGAACGTGCGCGTTTCACGGGCCTCGCGCAAAACCGAGGACCCGCCGCGGATCGCGTCCGAGAGCGTGACGCGGATCGGGTTCTCGAGCGCGCCGCCGTGACCCAGAGGGCCTTCGATGACGGCGTAAAGCTCCTGGATGCGGATCTCCGAGATGCCGTCGTTGCGGACGTCCACCTCGAATTCGAACGGTTCCTTCCGCGAGAGGTTGTAGGCCGAGGGTTTCGGCTCGATCGCCGTCACGGCGACCGCGCTCTCGGTCACGAACTGGCGCGAGGGCACGACGTGGGCCGGCGGCTTGTTGTCGCCGACGAGCATCTCGAAGTCCTCGCCCGTGCGGGGGCGGTCCTGGCGGTGCTCGATGAAGGTGGTGATCACGAGATCGTGGCCGCCCTTGGTCGGCGCGGACATCGCCTCGAAGACCGCCCCTTCGCGGAACTCGCAGAGCCGGTAGGTCGTCGAGACGGGGATCACGTCCTCGCCGAAGGTCCGGCCGTCGCACGCGCGGAACTGCGAGAGCGTCCCCGCGAAGGTCCGGCGCGTGGCGGGATCGGCATTGCCGAAGGCGTCCACGTTCTCGATCCGGACGGTGAGGCGGACGTCGCGCAGCGTCTGCTGCCCCTTGTTGATGGCGTCGATCTCGACGGGGAGCGCGACGCCCGAGCGGTAGAACTTCGTCGGGTCGGGCGCGACCACGTTCGAAGCCGCGTTCACGAGGTGCTTCACGCCGATCACGCGCACGTCCTGGATGTCCCATCCGCGGCCCTGCACGCTCGAGTCGCTGAAGGCGCGGAACCGCAGGAGCAGGTCCGAGGCGTCGAGCACGCTCGCCGTGACGGTGATGTTCGTCACGTGGAGGAAGTCCGGAAGGCGTTGGGTCTCGCCCGCTGCGAACTGCGACCCGATGGTCGTCGCCGCCGTGCCGAAGCCGACGTGCCACCCGACGAGGACTTCCTTCCCCTTGTAGGCGGAGAGGTCGTACGTGAAGTGGCATCGGAGATCGAGGCACGCCGTCCCGGAGTCGAGGAAGACGCCGTGGGCCGGGAAGCCGAACGGGCTGTTGAACTCGGGGTCGCCGCCGCGGCCCGCGCAGTGGCTGTGGACCGCGAGGGACGGGCTCGTCTTGTCGACCCAGAGCGTCGATCCCGTCGCAAGCGAGAGGCCGTTGCCGCGCCGCGCCGAGGTCGGGACCTGGGGCTCCCACGTGGCGCCGCCGTCGGTCGAAACCTCGACGCGCGCGCACGAGAGCTGTTGGGAGCGGAACTCGCCCGCCAGGATGAACTGGTGCATCTCGAGCTTGTAGCGCGCGTCGAAGGTCATCCGCACGTCGCCCACGGCGGCCTTGAGGTCGACGGGGGTGATGTAGCGGCCCGCCCCGCCCGCCGTGACGCCGGGGGTCGGGTGCGCGAGCTTCTTGATCGTGTTCGGGTTGAACGTGATGTCTTCCTCGTTGTGCGCGAGGTCGACGCTGTTCATCGCGCAGAATCCGCGGCCGGTCGAGAACGTGGAGTACACGCCCGGGGGCTTGCTGTACGGCACTGCGCAGGTCTCGGGCGTTCCGGTCACGGAGTCGGACCACATGCGGGGCTGGCCGACCTGCGGCGCGACGCGCCACGCGCTGCGGTTCGAAGTCTGGACGTGGTTGACCTCGCCGTTGTCCGTGCGGACCATCTTCGTGACGTAGCCGCCCGTCCAGTTCCAGCCCGAGGGGAGCGCGGGGTTCGGGCCGCAGCCGTTCGACGGGTTCGCGTGGCACTTGAGATCGTCGAAGTTCTCGTGCACGAGGTCGACGAGCCCGCCGCCGGGGCGTTTCATCTGGATCCGCACGTCGTCGATGGCCCACCCGTAGTGGTTCGAGAGGACGTCGGTGTCGCCGCCCTTCCCGTGGATGCCCGACGCCTTGTGCGTCCCCACCGCGACCTGGTGGGAGAAGACGAGGGAGAGCGGCTTCGACGTGTCGAGGCCGGCAAGCGCGATCTCGTGGACGTTGAGCGTCCAGTCCCGATAGTTGTCGTTGTACTGGCGCGAGGGCGGCGTGACGAGGCTCACCGCGCGCCCCTGGCCGTCGCAGCAGATGGCCACGACGGCCGCGTTCGGCTCGCGCGGTTCGCGGGGCTGCGTGTTCGTGCTGGGTCCGACCTCGCGGCGGATGAGGCCGAGGCCGCGCCAGTCCTGGAAGGTGATCACGAGGCTCGAGCCGGGCTCCGCGTTCGAGAGCGTGAAGTGGCGCGAGATGTTCTTCGTCGTCTCCGCGTAGCCGCCGTAGCGCGGCGGCTCGGGGTTCGTGTTGCTCGACTGGGCATTGATCTGGCTCTGGCAGCGGCGGTACTTGTCCACCACGAGCAGGTCCGTGTTGTAGCGGGGGTCGTTCACGACGGACGTGAGCGCGCTCGTGTCGGTCGGGATTTCGCAGAAGAGGGCCGACTTGTCGCTGAACAGGAGGCCCTTTCCGCTCCGGGGCTTCACGATGTGCGTCTCATAGGAATCGTTGCGCCACGTGCCCGTGAGCTGCGGGTAGCGGACGAGACCCTCGTTCTGCTTGTCGAGGAACCGCTCCTCGAAGAGGATCGCGCCCGTGCGGATGACCTCCGTGAACTGGGAGAGGTCGAACGAGTCGTTGCGGAACCCGTTGCTCGTGCCCGTGAAGGCGCGCTTGACGATGCGGGGGTCGCCCGCGGCCGCCGACGAGAGATGGTCCGGATAACCCGCCTCGGGGTGGAGCGTCCGCCATTCGATGCGGCCGTTCCTGAGGAACCCGACCTCGACGATGCCGCCGTCGTGCTGGCGCTCGAAGTCGTACGAGTGGTTCATCACGATCTTCAGGTTGCGGATCGACCGGAGGTTCTGGAGGCGCAGGAGCGTGAGGGACGCATTGAGGTCCGGGCCGTAGCCACCGTCCTCCGAGAAGCGCCAGGCCCCGGCCGTCCCCGCCTTCGGGTCGAACCACCAGGGGGCCTCCGGCACGAAGGCCGTCGTGAGGTTCTGGTCGGGCGCGGGCACGAGGTTGTCGAACACGTCGAACTTGATGCGGCGCACGTTGTCGGGCAGGTCGACGGACTCCGCGGGATGGTGGACGCGGAAGACGACCTCGTACACGCCCGAGGCGCGCGGCGTCCAGCCGCGCGGCACCGTCACGATCTGCGCCTGCCCCGCGGGGAGGTCGTAGATCGGGAGCACGATCGGCGCGGGAAGGTCGGAGACTCCCGTGCCCTCGCGGAGGACGTCGATCTCGAGATAGAAGGAGCGCTCGCGCGGAAGCGAGGGATCGAACTCCTCGGGGAAGCTGCCGACGTTCTGGACGGGGATCGAGAACGTGACGGGCGCGCCGAGGTAGCCGAGGCAGCCCGCATCCGAATAAACGGCCCGGCACGAGTTCCACTGGAGCTTCGGATCGAAGACGTCCACCGCGGGCGCGACGCGCACGCTTCGCACCTTGCGGAGCTCGACCGTGCGCGTGAACGCGTCGTTCAGCGGGTTCTCGTCGAGGAAGCGGAACGATTCGCTCTCCGAGGCGTTGAGGTCCGTCCAGACGATGATGTCGTAGAAGCCCGGCTCCGTGGGGGTCCACTCGATGGGGAAGACGCGGGTGCGGTTGCGCTCCGGGTTCTCCAGGTTGAGCTTCCCGGGGATCGCGTCCGCGGCGGCGAAACCCGTGGAGAGGCTGTAGCGCGTGATGGGGATGAGCGGAGCGTCCGGGTTCGCCACGTAGTCGACGTTCGGATCCTTGCGGAGGGCGATCACGGTCGGGGCGCCGTTCTGGTGGATCTCCACCGAGACGTTGATCCCGTTCTGCGTGTAGAGACCGTGGTTCGTCACGACGGCAACGAGCGTCTGCGCGTTCTTCACGGGCCGATCGGTCTTGACGCAGTCCGCGAGATCGCGTTCGACGCCGTCGATCGAGCAGATGGCGGGACCCACGATCCTGCCGTCCGGCGGGGACACGATCGCGGAGACGCCGACGTCGTTCGCGAGCGCGCGTTCCGCGACGCGGATGTCGTCGATCGCCCAGCCCATCGAGGGCTTGTGGAGGTGGTCGTAGGTCTGCTTCGTCGCGTGGAACTCGATGCGGTAGGTGAGACCGCGCAGCTCGTTCGCCGTGTACTTGCCGAGGTCGAACCGCTTCTCGGTCCAGCGGCTGGCCTCCTCCTGGCCCGCGGGTGAGCCCGAGCGGTCGGCGAAGGCGTTCTTCACGACCGTACCGTCGTAGTTGATGCCCGTGAGGTTGCAGCCGCGAAGCAGCGTCCGCGCGGCCG
It includes:
- a CDS encoding CARDB domain-containing protein, translated to DIRVRTRVGQGYQGAPLFEENGDDQFAGEAAYAKFINCAPAKMLNSAENQNAYVERAQREPYCRGWNITHFGVEAGKNFVKTMRSYRFPSLWHLESANRYEPVGRKDSTLGLRWGLLGENDYPANRIVWTVARTPTFSLASSQEPVLSFVTNYTFQKDKGTVSNPSNPPICADTGYKVRPGLNPANYVLDGGQVWITGVDAFGRTVVHDLLIPDGGYDAGIMMTPCAVTQTGGVFRHLPEGQALLASCPNAAARTLLRGCNLTGINYDGTVVKNAFADRSGSPAGQEEASRWTEKRFDLGKYTANELRGLTYRIEFHATKQTYDHLHKPSMGWAIDDIRVAERALANDVGVSAIVSPPDGRIVGPAICSIDGVERDLADCVKTDRPVKNAQTLVAVVTNHGLYTQNGINVSVEIHQNGAPTVIALRKDPNVDYVANPDAPLIPITRYSLSTGFAAADAIPGKLNLENPERNRTRVFPIEWTPTEPGFYDIIVWTDLNASESESFRFLDENPLNDAFTRTVELRKVRSVRVAPAVDVFDPKLQWNSCRAVYSDAGCLGYLGAPVTFSIPVQNVGSFPEEFDPSLPRERSFYLEIDVLREGTGVSDLPAPIVLPIYDLPAGQAQIVTVPRGWTPRASGVYEVVFRVHHPAESVDLPDNVRRIKFDVFDNLVPAPDQNLTTAFVPEAPWWFDPKAGTAGAWRFSEDGGYGPDLNASLTLLRLQNLRSIRNLKIVMNHSYDFERQHDGGIVEVGFLRNGRIEWRTLHPEAGYPDHLSSAAAGDPRIVKRAFTGTSNGFRNDSFDLSQFTEVIRTGAILFEERFLDKQNEGLVRYPQLTGTWRNDSYETHIVKPRSGKGLLFSDKSALFCEIPTDTSALTSVVNDPRYNTDLLVVDKYRRCQSQINAQSSNTNPEPPRYGGYAETTKNISRHFTLSNAEPGSSLVITFQDWRGLGLIRREVGPSTNTQPREPREPNAAVVAICCDGQGRAVSLVTPPSRQYNDNYRDWTLNVHEIALAGLDTSKPLSLVFSHQVAVGTHKASGIHGKGGDTDVLSNHYGWAIDDVRIQMKRPGGGLVDLVHENFDDLKCHANPSNGCGPNPALPSGWNWTGGYVTKMVRTDNGEVNHVQTSNRSAWRVAPQVGQPRMWSDSVTGTPETCAVPYSKPPGVYSTFSTGRGFCAMNSVDLAHNEEDITFNPNTIKKLAHPTPGVTAGGAGRYITPVDLKAAVGDVRMTFDARYKLEMHQFILAGEFRSQQLSCARVEVSTDGGATWEPQVPTSARRGNGLSLATGSTLWVDKTSPSLAVHSHCAGRGGDPEFNSPFGFPAHGVFLDSGTACLDLRCHFTYDLSAYKGKEVLVGWHVGFGTAATTIGSQFAAGETQRLPDFLHVTNITVTASVLDASDLLLRFRAFSDSSVQGRGWDIQDVRVIGVKHLVNAASNVVAPDPTKFYRSGVALPVEIDAINKGQQTLRDVRLTVRIENVDAFGNADPATRRTFAGTLSQFRACDGRTFGEDVIPVSTTYRLCEFREGAVFEAMSAPTKGGHDLVITTFIEHRQDRPRTGEDFEMLVGDNKPPAHVVPSRQFVTESAVAVTAIEPKPSAYNLSRKEPFEFEVDVRNDGISEIRIQELYAVIEGPLGHGGALENPIRVTLSDAIRGGSSVLREARETRTFAWSIPFATLEHHRHGIYRITATSVFENGQRSLSTTFYLGKEPFRALVLVEDGDASLSCIDNAWCGRNEGDRVDGPAHPFGRPPNWGDGATPSPTLQAPSITTQVSHTPDHAFHFPLHSYTIMKPGEGAEPPKPTEDCGVPNRDPCTPVYMTLYTPFLDAKVFVGPDGGAGLVSFFERRKSGVHDVSLHVLGYDSSNQLVTLESIRAADIDDLFGAETAGFAIRHFVSRSISISDAVREARAVPGVEKIRIAFVVAIQQREVFSGWWIDDLRIGPYGATLYRDEESFITDNVDKTFRFVMRNAGGVRDAYAFHFADADMRPAVLPAAWNVTILDPKGRILAQTGLPVSRDLCPPGRERDRLRTIELDPQEEVVLGLRICVPTVANLAGKQGQLPFPVVAVSETDNYTRSEVKLTLNYQYLKWPNLVVEPPRLSPEDASLPPGQPRAVEVTIRNKGLLEARGVTLDVEDRNPDAPQDLRMLDGTEIPVIPIIPVDESRTLTLRWTPLAPGQHDLTAIVDLANAIVELSEDDNVAVTRVNVLKAAFPDLKVEIRAANEQPNVGDAVWLDAAITNNGGVAATSVRVSLKVGATDLVSSLDGSPFIIRSIEPGETVHVNRTWRALFPGKTVVFASAIPLSGIRERVDTQGDNLRALPVLVRSLGIDVAWRDALISAKPGAAPTAQILLSNGGEASDTFDVRIEGPPGVRGFVYQDNVRVTSVTLANGTSANLTVLIDLPAKLEAGNATLRFVARSQNTTESRAGEVVLAVEPIYALALASGGASLTPGERTLEVPLRNLGNARDRVTVSAASLPGGWAIAPQTVTVDPYGRAVVRLRVTTPTSAPPAVYELLLVATNEKGVSSRAVLAATVEETDVLAPFFEASSVLGRPKTVLTVPVTIRNVGNMRGEASLSVAAPPGWTASLARPALALAPGAETEVSLRVLVPVNVTRGESYPLVVTAAGARSVEKGEVSVEVGAADLLIEEFSYAPRVNLKPGLPINVTAVVKNAGRIEADNVSVALYVDDSLIGFRTLPRLAAGASETVRFEWIAVAGDHAFLAIADANNVHAEGDEQEANNARLEVVQVGAEGGLLGAAAKAVPGLPALALVGVLVAAAVLGARRRR